A portion of the Podospora pseudoanserina strain CBS 124.78 chromosome 2, whole genome shotgun sequence genome contains these proteins:
- a CDS encoding hypothetical protein (EggNog:ENOG503P7VJ) has translation MTNHNQAAGGPGSSLFQARRTRHDHAHSNHSPILLNHHNQHRHLHREFSQSLENPQQPQPNHHARSPSDAKLQPRQVVVVQTVSVVQYVDATGALVSLSTLRSDPVAPSPIDTLPAAVTAGLTTPDDLLPSVSLPDPTLDPSQDGTPTPTPPAVTEPEFSSSFQSTSVETLTSTPSGITPPFPILSSGNFNSSSTRLPPTIFTNSTLPALFSNSTRTSTSFFRSTTSSSSFTKSSTSSRTRLTSTTTSSAPTVVINGFGDDAGGVRGIPAPQPTADDTGSDPGPGLTPEARNAVVGGVVGSVAGIAIVALVLMFFLKWRKQQGRGIMLLGDGDSTIRGRGLGSGPSSGPSGGAGRMSQIRFPFAVPSALAKLNRNRAIEAPPAEPQEKGFYRVSGRKLVSVLESGGDGWSDPDPRNSVGTSYYRDSQAFLESSNLPPLQLGSPMRPESGVIVYHDGPARTPIEEHSPMPGGQRRSAFPNLLQVQDPVGRSINVQHAGSRVSQSRFTEDS, from the exons ATGACTAACCACAACCAAGCCGCTGGTGGCCCCGGGTCTTCACTCTTTCAGGCCCGCCGCACCCGCCACGATCACGCTCACAGCAACCactctcccatcctcctcaaccatcacaaccaGCACCGACACCTGCACCGGGAGTTCTCTCAATCGCTCGAgaacccccaacaaccacaaccgaaCCACCACGCTCGTTCCCCCTCCGATGCGAAACTGCAGCCGCGCCAGGTCGTTGTCGTCCAAACTGTTTCTGTCGTCCAATACGTCGATGCTACAGGCGCACTCGTTAGCCTTTCGACCCTTCGCTCGGATCCCGTCGCACCGTCGCCCATAGACACCCTCCCGGCAGCCGTCACTGCTGGCCTCACCACGCCCGACGACCTATTGCCCAGCGTGTCTCTCCCCGACCCGACGCTCGATCCCAGCCAGGATGGCACGCCGACGCCCACGCCTCCGGCCGTGACCGAGCCCGAGTTCTCATCTTCCTTCCAGTCAACGTCCGTCGAGACGCTGACGTCCACTCCTTCTGGCATAACGCCACCGTTTCCCATATTGTCCTCGGGGAACTTCAACTCCTCGTCTA CGCGCCTACCGCCCACAATCTTTACAAACAGCACACTACCAGCTCTCTTTTCAAACTCCACCAGGACCTCGACGTCCTTCTTTCGTTCAAcaacttcatcttcttcttttacCAAGAGCAGCACCAGCTCGCGCACTCGACTGACTTCGACCACGACCTCGTCTGCCCCAACAGTAGTGATCAACGGGTTCGGCGATGATGCCGGCGGCGTAAGAGGCATCCCGGCACCGCAACCTACAGCGGACGACACTGGTTCTGATCCTGGCCCTGGACTGACCCCCGAGGCCAGAAATGCCGTGGTCGGTGGAGTGGTGGGCAGTGTTGCTGGTATCGCCATTGTGGCTTTGGTCTTGATGTTTTTCCTCAAGTGGAGGAAACAGCAGGGGCGAGGAATCATGCTGCTTGGGGATGGAGACAGCACAATTCGCGGCAGAGGTCTCGGATCCGGTCCATCATCTGGGCCCAGCGGAGGCGCAGGAAGAATGTCGCAGATCAGGTTCCCATTCGCCGTTCCATCCGCACTTGCCAAGCTAAACAGAAACCGAGCCATCGAGGCGCCACCGGCCGAACCACAAGAGAAGGGATTCTATCGCGTTTCTGGAAGGAAGTTGGTATCCGTCTTGGAGTcggggggggatggatggtcCGATCCGGATCCACGCAACAGTGTCGGCACGTCTTACTACAGGGACTCACAGGCCTTCCTCGAAAGTTcgaacctccctcccttgcAACTAGGCTCACCGATGCGACCCGAAAGCGGTGTTATCGTTTACCACGACGGCCCAGCACGAACGCCAATTGAGGAGCACTCGCCTATGCCGGGCGGTCAACGTCGTTCCGCATTTCCCAATCTGCTCCAGGTCCAGGATCCCGTTGGTCGAAGTATCAACGTACAACACGCCGGATCTCGCGTCTCACAATCTCGATTCACCGAAGATTCATAG
- a CDS encoding hypothetical protein (EggNog:ENOG503NZ46; COG:T), with translation MGGKTDRLLKTILFLGSVHLSHIDEAGPSLSSSRYASLETHQPSNLAGGRSFSSGGNFQSSPVGSGFGPGIGPRRLQLPLPHSATFGGGRGGGNDSSATWTSSSGDLGGLSDTDEVGDRSEFVGEYNRLAAKYGVRGIVVVEGGGERQESPDRSPLQQQENNRHCSKRSWFSRTFLGRQVSGGSGVASLSGRSMTTTGAEGGEDQKGKKMVKHKRSVSDLAMHLVNGVMMRRDSLKDEDLQSLVRLCGKSFLYLPSEYAAGSLVLPTCFRATAQYLVQHAADTQGVFRIPGSVRVVNALYEYYCCAEGDKDEIASTIRCPNLPSHIKVGTHDVASTFKRLLAGLPGGILGSLALFDALVAIHSQLKGDPEFPRTKQTKLRARLIALAIGTVKSQFRRELICAVFGLLCLIGRTAEKTPREDELGRPLPTADLMGYNALGIVFGPLLVGDLIHGYTMRIANPNQGLVLFPVTPPAARRERRKCKTSTDTEASHSRRGALSVDKIHVANSIAEMLIVHWREVVKHMKNLDVLKSSPTAISEQHARHQYRQQESLQDKAGGLRPSASESFVVRKPAEWGSGLRNRHSRQSEEGGSPIPPSPTPDARRASGGGPGRLGMSRSSLSVQRQRPRTGNARSSSQHRVGAMASMPLLSPTAEEPSLADPEATSPTGHHHNQNYHDAAGEQMYGYPPAPLETVQYAAMEEPLSLRQRPPPWAPGESVLTSSSTGAGTAGTRYPTPDNISMNVPEMPRGPSPASPTPTARRRLVISADSIRFKNDVTGSMRAEKKRLSQLSLNKRADNDDQFKDTAEMNTGNTGGPQRTKNKGCRVKRPSGSFSSARSRDRSSEDHQRGSSQDTARPIVVPGSFTVSSPARVENKGLRDDLPRSDVSGQKRSRLAAWRSRHRGASTDTESPSAQPTSPRFIPFRSRKSLGSSEQPGGSPTAGERRQQIGKERRSSQTRTSMSTISHDDDKVISTTSSGDIREKRLSRLDNARKKKSSPLPKTPQQSPDKRATTIAESTTPVAATPGTTVQHYLRPVTSVGSAVKAMAAMFESASKEEAFVPSPMQKVGGGSLDLKPSGVLAQYTVNPSPRKGVSPSKSMSPLKPPPPACQVKQIEMRKSESMPGEVVERGRTLVPPVVPVRRSKGSVEAAAVWGASPGRLRSPVEAEKMPGVVGEGSDELEAAMEKAKATGVVAGAEKGVDEEMVVTPAPPEREAPRRPSSEVTTPEHRVSFSRTTRNDDDSHVTVKEKWSAPSRASSFGDYPGFPEQQQEEEERSASRQKSQTIALEAQIRSLQMQLVEKSGQITQLTRELIVKADVGEECERLRERLREVEMERDMWKGRAEKAEERVGMFERARERARRAREVGGEGEGVGVLDGVDDFMEECYTGGYDEVGGWEQKGEVVSGYNQPAVVIEASEQQRQYLQPEQNTLSLHPSWNEQKKPVHSPSLSPMPSLELQQFEQRQAGEESFTERMKRRFRGLPREASSAIASIENSRSSAGSPYDMDEEYPAEILPFPPPPVPPRHRDRDRGDGADGNGDTSSMWRAAEEMFSGLKRQC, from the exons ATGGGGGGAAAGACAGACCGTTTGCTGAAGACAATCCTGTTTTTGGGGTCTGTTCATCTTTctc ATATTGACGAGGCGGGGCCGTcactgtcgtcgtcgaggtaTGCCTCCCTCGAAACCCACCAGCCATCCAATCTCGCGGGAGGACGGTCGTTCAGCAGTGGGGGGAACTTTCAGAGTTCACCGGTTGGCAGTGGGTTTGGACCTGGGATAGGACCTAGGAGGTTACAGCTACCGCTTCCGCACTCGGCGACTTTTggcggtggaaggggaggagggaatgATAGCAGTGCGACGTGGACGAGCTCGAGcggggatttgggggggttgagcgATACGGATGAGGTGGGGGATAGGAGCGAGTTTGTAGGGGAGTATAACCGGTTGGCGGCGAAGTATGGGGTTAGGGGgattgtggtggttgagggtgggggggaaaggCAAGAGTCG CCGGATAGGTCGCctttgcagcagcaggagaataATCGACATTGTTCAAAGAGGAGTTGGTTTTCGAGGACGTTTCTGGGGAGGCAGGTCTCGGGTGGGAGTGGGGTTGCGAGTTTGAGTGGGCGGTCGATGACTACGACGGGggcggaagggggggaggatcaaaaggggaagaagatggtgaagCATAAGAGGAGCGTGAGTGATTTGGCCATGCATTTGGTGAatggggtgatgatgaggagggattCGCTCAAGGATGAGGACCTGCAGAGCTTGGTGAGGCTGTGCGGGAAGAGCTTCTTGTATCTGCCGAGCGAGTATGCGGCGGGATCGCTGGTGCTGCCGACGTGCTTTCGGGCGACGGCGCAATATCTGGTTCAGCATGCGGCGGATACTCAGGGGGTGTTTCGCATTCCGGGatcggtgagggtggtgaatgCGCTATATGAGTATTATTGCTGTGCCGAGGGGGACAAGGACGAGATTGCGAGTACGATTCGGTGTCCGAATCTGCCGAGTCATATCAAGGTTGGGACGCATGATGTGGCCTCGACGTTTAAACGGTTGCTGGCGGGACTGCCGGGGGGGATATTGGGGAGTTTAGCCTTGTTTGACGCCTTGGTGGCTATTCACAGTCAGCTGAAGGGGGATCCCGAGTTTCCGAGGACGAAGCAGACGAAgttgagggcgaggttgattGCACTTGCTATTGGCACGGTCAAGTCGCAGTTCCGGAGGGAGTTGATTTGTGCGGTGTTTGGGTTGCTGTGTTTGATTGGGAGGACGGCGGAGAAGACTCCCAGGGAGGATGAACTGGGACGGCCGCTGCCTACGGCGGATTTGATGGGGTATAATGCTTTGGGGATTGTGTTTGGGCcgttgctggtgggggattTGATTCATGGATATACGATGAGGATTGCGAATCCAAATCAGGGGCTGGTGTTGTTTCCTGTTACGCCACCTGCTGCCAGAcgagagaggaggaagtgtaAAACGTCCACGGATACGGAGGCTAGTCATTCACGGCGAGGGGCGTTGTCTGTTGACAAGATACATGTTGCGAACAGCATTGCTGAGATGCTGATTGTGCACTGGCGGGAGGTTGTCAAGCATATGAAGAACCTGGACGTGCTCAAGTCCAGCCCGACGGCAATCTCGGAGCAGCATGCTCGGCATCAGTACCGGCAGCAGGAGTCTCTGCAGGACAAGGCTGGTGGGCTCAGACCCTCTGCGTCTGAGTCGTTTGTGGTGAGAAAGCCTGCGGAATGGGGGAGCGGGCTGAGAAATCGTCACTCGAGGCAATCCGAAGAAGGAGGGTCACCTATTCCGCCTAGTCCTACTCCTGACGCTA GACGAGCATCCGGTGGAGGGCCGGGACGACTCGGGATGAGCCGGTCTTCACTTTCGGTGCAGCGGCAACGGCCAAGGACTGGGAATGCTCGCTCTTCGTCCCAACATCGAGTTGGCGCGATGGCCTCCATGCCGTTGTTGTCGCCCACTGCTGAGGAGCCATCGCTCGCGGACCCGGAAGCAACATCCCCGACAGGCCATCACCATAATCAGAATTACCACGATGCCGCTGGTGAGCAGATGTATGGATACCCTCCCGCTCCTTTGGAAACCGTTCAGTATGCGGCCATGGAGGagcctctctctcttcgcCAACGACCCCCGCCTTGGGCTCCAGGAGAATCAGTGCTGACGAGCTCGTCAACCGGCGCCGGAACAGCAGGTACTCGTTATCCCACTCCAGACAACATCAGCATGAACGTCCCCGAGATGCCGAGAGGGccctctcctgcctctccGACTCCGACGGCCAGACGTCGACTCGTGATCTCCGCAGATTCCATCCGATTTAAGAACGACGTGACGGGAAGCATGAGagcggagaagaagcggtTGAGTCAGCTGAGTTTGAACAAACGAGCAGACAATGACGACCAGTTTAAGGATACGGCAGAGATGAATACAGGAAATACAGGAGGACCTCAACGTACCAAAAATAAGGGTTGTCGAGTAAAAAGACCATCTGGTTCCTTCAGCAGTGCTCGGAGCAGGGACCGGAGTTCCGAGGACCACCAAAGAGGATCATCTCAAGATACTGCAAGACCGATAGTCGTTCCGGGGTCCTTTACTGTGTCTTCGCCAGCTCGGGTGGAAAATAAGGGTCTGCGAGATGATTTACCGCGGAGCGATGTCTCTGGACAGAAACGGTCCAGGCTTGCGGCCTGGCGATCAAGGCACCGGGGTGCTTCAACTGATACTGAGAGTCCCTCTGCTCAGCCGACAAGTCCACGATTCATACCCTTTCGCTCGCGCAAGTCTCTTGGGTCGTCAGAGCAGCCCGGAGGATCTCCCACCGCCGGGGAGAGAAGGCAGCAGATCGgaaaggagaggaggtcgtcGCAAACTAGGACATCCATGAGCACCATTTcgcatgatgatgataaggTCATCAGCACGACGAGTAGTGGTGATATTAGGGAGAAGAGACTCTCGAGGCTGGACAATGCacgcaagaagaagtcgtCTCCTCTACCCAAGACACCGCAGCAGAGCCCTGACAAGCGGGCAACGACGATCGCCGAGTCTACTACTCCTGTCGCTGCTACCCCTGGTACCACGGTGCAGCATTACCTGAGACCGGTCACGTCAGTCGGCAGCGCGGTCAAggccatggcggcgatgTTTGAGAGCGCGAGCAAAGAGGAGGCGTTTGTGCCGTCGCCTATGCAgaaggttggggggggaagCCTTGATTTGAAGCCGAGTGGGGTGTTGGCGCAGTATACGGTTAACCCTTcgccgaggaagggggtttcGCCGTCGAAGTCGATGTCGCCGTtgaagccgccgccgccagcttGTCAGGTTAAGCAGATTGAGATGAGGAAGTCTGAGAGTATGccaggggaggtggtggagaggggacGGACGTTGGTGCCGCCTGTTGtgccggtgaggaggtcgaAGGGGAGTGTGGAGGCTGCGGCTGTTTGGGGGGCGAGTccggggaggttgaggagtccggttgaggctgagaagatgccgggggttgtgggggagggtaGCGATGAGCTTGAGGCTgcgatggagaaggcgaaggcTACTGGGGTTGTTGCGGGTgcggaaaagggggtggatgaggagatggtggtgacacCGGCTCCTCCTGAGCGGGAGGCACCTCGTAGGCCGAGTTCAGAGGTTACTACACCGGAACACCGTGTCAGCTTTTCCCGGACTACGAGAAACGATGACGACTCACACGTCacggtcaaggagaagtGGTCTGCACCTTCCAGAGCTTCGAGTTTTGGTGACTATCCAGGGTTTCCTGAGCAacagcaggaagaagaggagcggAGTGCCAGCCGGCAGAAATCGCAGACGATTGCTCTGGAGGCTCAGATTCGCAGTTTGCAGATGCAATTGGTGGAAAAGTCGGGGCAGATTACGCAGTTGACGAGGGAGTTGATTGTCAAGGCGGATGTCGGGGAGGAGTGcgagaggttgagggagaggttgagggaggtggaaaTGGAGAGGGATatgtggaaggggagggcggagaaggcggaggagagggttgggatGTTTGAGAGGGCTAGGGaacgggcgaggagggccagggaggtggggggtgagggggagggagtaggggtgttggatggggtggatGATTTTATGGAGGAGTGTTATACTGGGGGGtatgatgaggttgggggttgggaacagaagggggaggtggtgagtggGTATAACCAGCCGGCTGTTGTTATTGAGGCATCGGAGCAACAGCGTCAGTATCTACAACCGGAACAAAACACTTTGTCTCTTCACCCCAGTTGGAACGAACAGAAGAAACCCGTTCACAGTCCTTCTCTCAGCCCGATGCCATCTTTAGAACTGCAGCAGTTTGAGCAAAGACAAGCAGGAGAGGAAAGTTTTACGGAAAGGATGAAGAGAAGGTTTAGAGGTTTGCCGAGGGAGGCGAGCAGTGCTATTGCTAGTATTGAGAACAGTAGGAGTAGTGCGGGGAGTCCGTATGATATGGATGAGGAGTATCCTGCGGAGATCTTGCCTTTTCCGCCTCCGCCTGTACCACCCAGGCATAGGGATAGGGACCGTGGGGATGGGGCTGATGGGAATGGAGATACGAGTAGTATGtggagggcggcggaggagatgtttAGTGGACTCAAGAGGCAGTGTTAG
- the SNF4 gene encoding AMP-activated serine/threonine-protein kinase regulatory subunit (COG:C; BUSCO:EOG0926374A; EggNog:ENOG503NXN4), translating to MEDDTRTPAEKAHPGPATEGSAPVASSPTTTSAAGTNSSGPLPLRHGHELPFVAAPSSYLRPKPISRTMSDNRASGPLDKEQMQGLRGVREFLKVRTSYDVLPLSFRLVVLDNNLLIKKSLNILIQNGIVSAPLWDSQNSAFAGLLTSTDFINVIQYYCQFPDEIAHIDQFRLSSLRDIERAIGVLPLETVSVHPMRPLYEACRRMLKTRARRIPLVDRDDETGREMVVSVITQYRILKFIAVNNEQYTMLLKKPVRELGLGTYKDLATATMGSSVLDVIHLMVKYNISAVPIIDKDNRVLNLFEAVDVIPCIKGGAYDELSATVGEALSRRAEEFGGIYTCNEDDRLDAIFDTIRKSRVHRLIVVDDDNRLKGIISLSDILKYVLLYGEEDDDIRGN from the exons ATGGAAGACGACACTCGTACGCCCGCCGAAAAGGCACATCCTGGACCTGCCACCGAGGGCAGTGCTCCTgttgcctcctctcccaccacaacctctgCGGCTGGAACCAATTCCAGTGGCCCGCTGCCGCTGCGACATGGTCACGAGCTCCCCTTTGTCGCGGCCCCGTCCTCCTACTTGCGTCCAAAGCCCATCAGTCGCACAATGTCGGATAATAGAGCCTCAGGTCCGCTGGACAAGGAGCAGATGCAGGGTCTG AGAGGGGTGCGCGAGTTCCTCAAGGTCCGGACGAGTTACGATGTCTTGCCTCTGTCCTTCCGTTTGGTTGTGCTCGATAACAACCTgctcatcaagaagagcTTGAACATTCTCATACAAAACG GCATCGTGTCAGCGCCGCTCTGGGATTCGCAGAACTCAGCCTTTGCCGGCCTGCTGACGAGCACCGACTTTATCAATGTCATTCAGTACTACTGCCAGTTCCCTGACGAGATTGCGCACATCGATCAGTTCCGCCTGAGCAGTCTTCGAG ACATTGAAAGGGCGATTGGCGTGCTGCCGCTCGAAACGGTGTCGGTCCATCCTATGCGCCCCTTGTATGAGGCATGTCGGCGCATGCTCAAAACGAGAGCCAGGAGGATCCCATTGGTAGATCGGGACGACGAGACGGGAAGGGAGATGGTTGTCAGCGTCATCACGCAGTACCGCATCCTCAAGTTCATCGCCGTCAACAACGAACAGTACACCATGTTGCTGAAAAAGCCCGTCCGAGAGCTTGGGCTGGGCACCTACAAGGACCTGGCGACGGCCACCATGGGCAGTTCGGTTCTCGACGTTATTCACCTCATGGTCAAGTACAACATCTCGGCGGTGCCCATCATCGACAAGGACAACAGGGTTCTGAACCTGTTTGAGGCGGTCGATGTGATACCCTGCATCAAGGGTGGCGCCTACGACGAGCTGAGCGCCACGGTGGGCGAGGCGCTGTCCAGACGGGCCGAAGAATTCGGTGGCATCTACACGTGCAATGAGGATGACCGGCTGGATGCCATCTTTGACACCATTCGGAAGTCACGGGTGCATCGGTTGATTGTGGTGGATGACGATAACCGTCTCAAGGGCATCATTTCACTATCGGACATTCTAAAGTATGTTTTGCTctatggcgaggaggacgacgacatTCGGGGGAATTAG